The Cyanobacteria bacterium GSL.Bin1 genome segment TCTGCCTTACCCTTGGGTGCCTACAGCTACTCCGAAGGGTTAGAAACTGCCATTGAACGACAGATGATTCAGGGCGAGGAAGGATTAAAACAATGGCTGCGGGAGGAACTCTCACACGGGGCAATTCGCCTGGAAACAGCGTTGATGCTTCGGGGATATCGCTGTTGGCTAACCGGAGATTTAGAGAGATTACAGGCTTGGAATCACTGGGGGAGTGCGGTTAAGGAAACGTCTGAACTCCGAGAACAGAGTTGGCAAATGGGAAATACGCTAACTCGTTTGCTATTGGCATTAGACAGTAATTCTGAGTTAGAAGAAGGGATGAAAGCAGTGGGAAAACCTTGTAATAGCGCGATCGCGTTTGGCATTGGTGCCGCCCACTGGCAAATCGATGAAGATTCAGCGGTTTTGGGTTATCTTCACAGTTGGGCAACGAATCTGATGAATGCCGGTGTCAAATTAATTCCCCTGGGTCAAACCACTGGACAGCAAATTCTG includes the following:
- a CDS encoding urease accessory protein UreF, with product MILKLLQLSSSALPLGAYSYSEGLETAIERQMIQGEEGLKQWLREELSHGAIRLETALMLRGYRCWLTGDLERLQAWNHWGSAVKETSELREQSWQMGNTLTRLLLALDSNSELEEGMKAVGKPCNSAIAFGIGAAHWQIDEDSAVLGYLHSWATNLMNAGVKLIPLGQTTGQQILLQLHTDIENTATAVLPLADDDLYTCSWGLGLASMQHETQYSRLFRS